GGGACGAAGATCGTCGGTAAAGTGATTGTGGCGTTGCGTTGAGGCACAGGGCCCCTCGGAGGGACGAAGAGCTTGCAGTTCGATCAGGGTTAAGTGCACCAGTGACGTTTTTATCCGTAGAGACCCACGGGGGGCGAAACAGGCTTCCGGCCGCCGGGCTTTAGGCCTTAACGGAGTGATCGATGTTGCGTAGTGCCCCTCGGGGGGACGAAGAAGCCCTGATCGCTGCGAGTTGGTGTTTTCGAGGTACACAGTGCTCCCCGGGGAGACGAAAAGCTCCAGTGACAACGTTTAAGAGCCATAGAGCCTCCCGGGAGGACGAAGATGTGGGTGGTTGGGTGTTTTGGTACAAATTCTCGATCCGCCCCGTTCCTGCTTGGGCGCAACGGAGTGAAACCTCGGGGCCCGCAGCTCCAACCCCTGGCACCCTGGTACGGGTCCGCCACGCGGGGGAGGCG
This DNA window, taken from Aedes albopictus strain Foshan unplaced genomic scaffold, AalbF5 HiC_scaffold_1352, whole genome shotgun sequence, encodes the following:
- the LOC134284442 gene encoding uncharacterized protein LOC134284442; the protein is MLRSAPRGDEEALIAASWCFRGTQCSPGRRKAPVTTFKSHRASREDEDVGGWVFWYKFSIRPVPAWAQRSETSGPAAPTPGTLVRVRHAGEAMRGKSMTSHPGHPGCGSATRRRAESITVGRRALGLGFVAGGSSDWQLPTLAPWAGSATRGKASPILTKVQYEENREVPIPGTLDGQVLHR